In the genome of Streptomyces violaceoruber, the window CTCGTGCGCCGTATCGAACCGCCCGGCAGCCCGGCGCGGTTCGAGGGACGGGTCGGTGACAACCACCACCACGTCCTGTGCCGGTCCTGCGGCGCCCTCGCCGACGTCGACTGCGCCGTCGGCGGCGCGCCCTGTCTGACCGCCTCGGACGACCGCGGCTTCGTGATAGACGAGGCCGAGGTCATCTACCGGGGCCTGTGCCCCGACTGCTCCACCCCCGGCAGTTCCCCCGCACCCTGATCCGCCCCGTTCGGAAGGATTCCCCTCCCATGTCCGAGAACCACGACGCCATCGTGACCGACGCGAAGACCGAGGAGACGGACGGCTGCCCGGTCGCCCACGGACGCGCCCCGCACCCCACGCAGGGCGGCGGAAACCGTCAGTGGTGGCCGGAGCGCCTCAACCTGAAGATCCTCGCCAAGAACCCCGCCGTCGCCAACCCGCTGGGTGAGGAGTTCGACTACGCCGAGGCCTTCGAGGCCCTCGACCTCGCGGCCGTGAAACGGGACATCGCCGAGGTGCTGACCACCTCGCAGGACTGGTGGCCCGCCGACTTCGGCAACTACGGCCCGCTGATGATCCGGATGGCCTGGCACAGCGCGGGCACCTACCGCATCAGCGACGGCCGCGGCGGCGCGGGCGCCGGCCAGCAGCGCTTCGCCCCGCTCAACAGCTGGCCCGACAACGGCAACCTGGACAAGGCCCGCCGCCTGCTGTGGCCGGTCAAGAAGAAGTACGGCCAGAACCTCTCCTGGGCCGACCTGCTGGTCCTCACCGGCAACGTCGCGCTGGAGACGATGGGCTTCGAGACCTTCGGCTTCGCCGGCGGCCGCGCCGACGTGTGGGAGGCCGAGGAGGACGTCTACTGGGGCCCCGAGACCACCTGGCTCGACGACCGGCGCTACACCGGCGACCGCGAGCTGGAGAACCCGCTCGGCGCCGTCCAGATGGGTCTGATCTACGTCAACCCGGAGGGCCCCAACGGCAACCCGGACCCGATCGCCGCCGCCCGCGACATCCGCGAGACCTTCCGCCGCATGGCGATGAACGACGAGGAGACCGTCGCGCTCATCGCCGGCGGACACACCTTCGGCAAGACCCACGGCGCCGGCCCGGCCGACGCCGTCGGCGACGACCCCGAGGCCGCCGCCATGGAGCAGCAGGGCCTCGGCTGGAAGAGCACCCACGGCACGGGCAAGGGCGGCGACGCCATCACCTCCGGCCTGGAGGTCACCTGGACCAGCACGCCCACCCAGTGGGGCAACGGCTTCTTCAAGAACCTCTTCGAGTTCGAGTACGAGCTGGAGCAGAGCCCGGCCGGCGCCAACCAGTGGGTCGCCAAGGACGCACCGGAGATCATCCCCGACGCGCACGACCCGGCCAAGAAGCACCGCCCCAGGATGCTCACCACCGACCTGTCGCTGCGCCTCGACCCGATCTACGGGCCGATCTCCCGCCGGTTCTACGAGAACCCGGAGGAATTCGCGGACGCCTTCGCCCGCGCCTGGTTCAAGCTGACCCACCGCGACATGGGCCCGAAGTCCCTGTACCTCGGCCCGGAGGTCCCCGAGGAGACCCTGATCTGGCAGGACCCGCTGCCCGAGCCCGAGGGCGAGGTCATCGACGCCGAGGACGTCGCCACCCTCAAGACCAAGCTCCTCGAGTCCGGCCTGTCGGTGTCGCAGCTGGTGACCACCGCGTGGGCATCGGCGTCCACCTTCCGCGGGAGCGACAAGCGCGGCGGTGCCAACGGCGCCCGCATCCGCCTCGAACCGCAGCGCGGCTGGGAGGTCAACGAGCCCGACGAGCTGGCGCAGGTGCTGCGCGTCCTGGAGGGCGTCCAGCGGGAGTTCAACTCCGGGTCCGGCGCCAAGAAGGTCTCCCTGGCCGACCTGATCGTCCTCGGCGGCTCGGCCGCGGTCGAGAAGGCCGCCAAGGAAGCCGGCTTCCCGGTGGAGGTCCCCTTCGCCGCGGGCCGCGTGGACGCGACGGAGGAGCACACCGACGCCGAGTCGTTCGAGGCCCTCGAACCGACCGCCGACGGGTTCCGCAACTACCTGGGCAAGGGAAACCGGCTGCCCGCCGAGTTCCTGCTCCTCGACCGGGCGAACCTGCTCACCCTGAGCGCGCCCGAGATGACCGTCCTCGTCGGCGGCCTGCGCGTGCTGGGCGCGGGACACCAGCAGTCCCAGCTCGGCGTCTTCACCCGCACGCCCGGCTCGCTGACCAACGACTTCTTCGTCGACCTGCTCGACCTGGGCACCACCTGGAAGTCGACGTCCGAGGACCGGACCACCTTCGAGGGCCGCGACGCCGCCACCGGCGAGGTCAAGTGGGCCGGCAGCCGCGCCGACCTGGTCTTCGGCTCCAACGCCGAGCTGCGGGCGCTCGCCGAGGTCTACGCGAGCGACGACGCGGGCGAGAAGTTCGTGCACGACTTCGTCGCCGCCTGGGTGAAGGTCATGAACCTCGACCGTTTCGACCTGGCCTGATCCACCCCGCCCCGCCCGGGACGCCCCGGGCGGGGCGGAATCCGGTGGCCGCGCGCGGTGCACGGTGCTGGGATGGTCCGATGCTCAATGACACCCCGGTGACCGTGGACCGCGGGCGGTACCGGGACACCGTCACCCCCTGGGAGGAACCGGCCTGGCGTACCGAGGCCATCGGCTGGATCGAGGCCCGGCTGGCCGCCCACGGCCTGCGTCCGACGGGACGGTGGCGGGTGCGGCTGCGGCCGTGGTCCGTCCTGCTGCGGCTGTGCGTCGCGGGGGACGGCGCCGTCTGGTTCAAGGCCAGCCCGCCGGCCGGCGCCTTCGAGGCGGCGCTGACCGCCTCGCTGGCCCGCTGGGTCCCCGGGCACGTACTGGAGCCGCTGGCGGTGGACGCCGCCCGGGGCTGGTCGCTGCTGCCCGACGGAGGGCCGCTCTTCCGGGACGTGCTCGCCCGCGAACCGGTCGATCCCGGCGACTGGGAGGAACTCCTGCGCCAGTACGCGGCCATGCAGCACGCCCTCACCTCGCGCGCGAGCGAGATCGAACGCCTCGGCGTACCCGCCGTGCCCGCCGGTGCGCAGGCCGGCGTCCTGGACCGGCTCGACACCGCGCCGCTGTCCGCCCGGGACCGGGCCGCGCTGCGGCAACTGCGCCCCCGCCTGCTGGACTGGTGCGCGGAACTCACCGCCCTGGGCGTTCCCGACTCCCTCGACCACGCGGATCTGCACGACGGCCAGTTGTTCCGCCCCGCGCCCGGCAGGTTCACCTTCTTCGACTGGGGCGACGCCGTCGTCACCCAGCCCTTCTCCAGCCTGGCCGTCCCCGCCCGCCGCGCCGCCGAACGCTACGGGCCGCAGGTACTGCCGCGGCTGCGCGACGCCTACCTCGAACCCTGGACCGGCGAGGGCCGTACGGCCGCGCAGCTGCGGCGCGCGGTGAGCCTCGCCTGGCGGCTCAGCGCGCTCAACCGCGCCGCCGCCTACGGCCGGCTCTTCCCCGGCGCGTCCGGCGCGTCCGGTGCCGCGACGGCCGCGGCGGGCGCCCGCTGCCTCCTCGAGCTGCTGGACGAACCACCGTTGTAGGGAGGGCTCGTCCGCAGGGCCGTCCCCGCCGCTCGGGTGCCGTTGTCAGTGGCGGATGCGAGGCTTCGAGTCATGGATGAGGTGGAGTTCATGCGCGGCAGGGTCTACGGCGCCGACCACGACAACCCCGGGCCGCGCGCCGGACGCGTCTACGCGCATCTGGTGGGCGGGCCCCTGGACGGACTGCTGCTGGACGTCACGGACCTCACGGAGCAGGAGCGCGCCCGCGGAGTGACCCTGGCGACGGAGATAGGCCGCTACGGCCCGGGCGGCCGCTCCGCCTACACGCCGAGGCCGGGCGACACCCGCCGCTTCGACTGGCGGGGCGACGTGCCCTGATCCGGTACCGCCCCCGTCCCGGCGGTCAGCGCCGCCAGCAGCCAGTCGTGCGCGGACCCGGGCGTCGGTTCCGGTCGCGCGCCCGGAGCGGTGGTCACTTCGGCCACCAGCTCCCAGTAGCCGTCCAGCCGGGGGTCGGCGGCGAGCTGCCCGGCCAGCCGGCGGCGGAAGCCGGGGGTGTCCCGCACCCCGTACGCGCTCGTGTACGAGGCGACGAACGCGTCCAGGGCCTCACCCGGGTGCGGTTCCCGGCCGCGGCGCATGTGCACCCCGGCCAGCTCGTACGCCTCCGCGAGCCCCGTGTACAGCAGGGCGGCCCCCCGCGCCCCGGCGGCCCGGTGCGCCTCGGGCTGGGGCTGGACGGTGCCCGGGCGGCACGGGGCGAGGGTGAGGGCGTTGAGGCGGGCGAAGGCCAGGACCTGGGCCGGGGCGGGTTCGTCCGGGGGCTGCGGGACCGCCACGTCCAGGAACGCGCCGGCCGAGCGGGCCGGCATCCTCGCCGGAAGCCAGCCCCGCCAGAACCGCACCAGCGGGGCCGTGCTCGGCGGGACGGACACGGCACCGATCAACCGCAGCCGGTCGGCCTGCTCGCCGGGCGGGGCCTCCTGCACCAGCCGCAGCGCGGCCTCGCGCCAGCGCAACGCCCTCAACTCCGAGCCGACCTCGCGCAGCCGGCCCGCCACCGCGGCCTCCAGCACCCCGCCCTCGCCGCCCGCCGTGCCGTGCGCGTGCCGCTCGTCGAGGATCCGCCGCACCTCGGGAACGGCCAGGCCGAGGGCACGCAGCGAACGGATCAGCCGCAGCCGGTCGAGCGCCTCCGGACCGTACCGCCGGTGCCCGCCGGCGCTGCGGGACGCCTCCGGCAGCAACCCCCGGTCCGAGTAGAAACGGACGGTCTTGACGGTGACACCCGCGCCCTCGGCCAGCTCGCCGATGCCGCACAGACCGTCGTTCGAGGTGAACACTTGAACCTCCCTCAGGGGGAGTTCCTACCGTACCGGCGACAGCGGGCCGGTGATCGGGCCGGGCCGCGCCGTGGACGGAGGAGAGAAGACCATGACCGCGTTCATCCTGGTGTCGGGCATGTTCACCGGCACGCACATCTGGCAGGACACCGCCGCGCGCCTGACCGCCCGGGGCGCCGAGGTACACACGGTCGCCCTCACCGGCCTCGACGCACCGCGTGCGGCCGCCGCGCCCGGCGTGGACCTGGAGACCCACATCGCGGACGTGCTCGCGGTGATCGACTCGGTGGGCGCGGCCGGGGACCGGCGGATCGTGCTGGTCGGCCACGACTACGGCATCCACCCCGCGGTCGGCGCCGCCGACCGGCGTGCGGAGCGCGTCGACCGGATCGTCCACCTGGACTCGGGACTGCCGCGGGACGGCGTCCCCGCCCTGGCCGCCGTCCCCGACCAGTCCCTGCGCGAGCGCCTCGCCGGGGCCGCCGGGGCCGACGGGGTGCTGCCGCCCCCGGCGCACGAGGAGTGGCCGCGCTGGGGCAGCACCGCGGGCGTACCGGACGCGGCCCTGGACCGGCTCACCGCCCTCGCCGCGCCGCAGCCGCTGGGCACCCTGCTCCAGCCGCTGCGGCTGACCGGCGCCGTCGACCCGGTGCCCACCACCGGCGTGCTGTGCACCGGCAACGGCACCAGCATCGAGCTGGTCCAGATGCTGGTGCGCCTCGGAGATCCCGCGCTGCGCCCCCTGACCGACCCCCGGGTGAGCTTCTTCGAACTCCCCACCGGGCACTGGCCGATGCTGTCCCTGCCCGCCGAGCTGACGGACGTACTGCTGCGGGCCGCGGCGGGCGAGGGGCACCGGCTGGAGCCGGTCGACGACACCGAGGGGCCCGGCCACCTGCGGCCGTTCCTGATGGACGTGCCCGACGTCCCCAGGGTGCGGCACGGGAACCTCGACCTCTACCTGCCCGACGCCGAGGAGCCGCGGCCCGCCGTGGTGCTCGTGCACGGTGGGCCGGTCCCCGCCGACGCCCGGCCCACCCCCCGGGACTGGCCCGGGCTGACGGGGTACGCGCGGTGCGTGGCGGGGGACGGAGCCGTGGGCGCGCTCCTCGATCACCGTCTGCACGACCTCGGCGACTTCGAGCGTGCCGCCGCGGACGTGGCCGCCGCCGTCGAGGCGGTGCGAGCCGATCCACGGGTGGACGGTGACCGGGTCGCCCTGTGGTTCTTCTCCGGCGGCGGCCTGATCGCCGCCGACTGGCTGGACGCCCCGCCGGCCTGGCTGCGCTGCCTGGCGGCCACCTACCCCGTCCTGGCGCCGCTGCCGAACTGGGGACTGTCCGAATCCCGCTTCCGTCCGGTGCGCGCCGTGGCGAACGCCGGTGCCCTGCCCGTCGTCCTCACCCGGGTGGGACGGGAGATGCCCGAGATCGCCGCCACCGTGGAGGAGTTCCTGGCCGCGGCCAAGGACTGCGGGGCCGACGTGGAGGTGGTCGACGTGCCGCACGGCCACCACGGTTTCGAGACCATCGACTTGACCGACGAGTCGCGTACGGCGGTGCGGCACGCACTGCGCACGGTGCTGGACCACGCCTTCGGCGAACACGCACGATGACGGTGGACGGCGCCCTACCAATCCGACCTCCGCCCGGTGTCGGATTACCCGCGTGAGCGACCACGACAAGACACCACGGAATCCGTCGGCCAGAACCTGGACACGCCTCGGGCCGGGAGCACTGAGCGGTCTTCTGGCCGGCGGCGCCGCGCTCGCCGTCGCCGAGTTGGCGGCGGCGGCGGTACGTCCCCGGTCCGGCCCGGTCGTCGCGGTCGGCGGGGCCGCCATCGACCGTACGCCGACCGCCGTGAAGGACTGGGCGATCCGCACCTTCGGCACCAACGACAAGCTGGTGCTCCAGCTCGGCATCCTCGCCGTGCTGACCCTGTTCGCCCTGGCCCTCGGCGCGTTCGCCGTCCGCCACCGGCGCGCCGGCGCGGCGGGAGTCCTCGTCTTCGGCATCGTCGGCGCCGCGGCGGCCCTGGGCAGGCCCGACTCCACCGGCTTCACGGACGCCTTCCCCTCCGTCCTCGGGGCGATCGCGGGGGCGGTGCTCCTGTACCTCCTCGCGGGCCTCCTGCCGGCACCACGCCGCGAGGCGCCGGGGGAGCGGGGCGAGGGCTGGGACCGGCGCCGTTTCGTGATCGCGGCGACCGCCGCCGCGGCGGCCTCGGCCGGGACCGGCGTCCTGGGCCGGGCCCTGAGCGGCGCGGGCGGCCGGGAAGCGGTCGCCTCCCGCGAGAACATCACCCTCCCGCCGCCCGACTCGCGCGCCCCGGCGGTGCCCCGGCACGCGCAGGCCAGGGTGGAGGGGGTCAGTTCTTTCACGACTCCCACCAGCGACTTCTACCGGGTCGACACCGCCCTGGTGGTCCCCAAGGTGGACGCCACGGCCTGGCGGCTGCGCATCCACGGCGAGGGAGTCGCCCGGGAGAGGACGCTGACCTTCGACGATCTGCTGAGGCGGAAGCTGATCGAGCGGGACATCACCCTCACCTGTGTGTCCAACGAGGTCGGCGGCCCGTACGTCGGCAATGCCCGCTGGATCGGTGTCCGGCTCGCCGACCTGCTGGCGGAGTGCGGCGTCCGGCCGCCATCGGCGGGCGGTCCGGCGGATCAGCTCGTGGCCCGCTCCGTGGACGGCATGACCATCGGCAGCCCCGTCGAGGACGTCATGGACGGCCGCGACGCGATGCTCGCCGTCGGCATGAACGGGGAACCCCTGCCCTTCGACCACGGATTCCCCGTCCGCATGGTCGTGCCCGGCCTCTACGGCTACGTCTCGGCCTGCAAGTGGATCGAGGACATCGAACTGACCACGTTCGACTCCTACGACGCCTACTGGGTCAAGCGCGACTGGGCCCGTGAGGCACCGGTCAAGACCCAGTCCCGGATCGACACCCCGAGGCCCTTCGCCCGGCCGAAGGCGGGCACCGTGATGGTCGCCGGAGTCGCCTGGGCCCAGCACCGCGGCATCGACAAGGTGGAGGTCCGCGTCGACGACGGTCCCTGGGAGGAGGCCGTCCTGGCCGCCGAGGACTCGCGCGACACCTGGCGACAGTGGTCGTACGCCTGGCGTGCCACCAAGGGCGGCCACACCCTCACC includes:
- the katG gene encoding catalase/peroxidase HPI; amino-acid sequence: MSENHDAIVTDAKTEETDGCPVAHGRAPHPTQGGGNRQWWPERLNLKILAKNPAVANPLGEEFDYAEAFEALDLAAVKRDIAEVLTTSQDWWPADFGNYGPLMIRMAWHSAGTYRISDGRGGAGAGQQRFAPLNSWPDNGNLDKARRLLWPVKKKYGQNLSWADLLVLTGNVALETMGFETFGFAGGRADVWEAEEDVYWGPETTWLDDRRYTGDRELENPLGAVQMGLIYVNPEGPNGNPDPIAAARDIRETFRRMAMNDEETVALIAGGHTFGKTHGAGPADAVGDDPEAAAMEQQGLGWKSTHGTGKGGDAITSGLEVTWTSTPTQWGNGFFKNLFEFEYELEQSPAGANQWVAKDAPEIIPDAHDPAKKHRPRMLTTDLSLRLDPIYGPISRRFYENPEEFADAFARAWFKLTHRDMGPKSLYLGPEVPEETLIWQDPLPEPEGEVIDAEDVATLKTKLLESGLSVSQLVTTAWASASTFRGSDKRGGANGARIRLEPQRGWEVNEPDELAQVLRVLEGVQREFNSGSGAKKVSLADLIVLGGSAAVEKAAKEAGFPVEVPFAAGRVDATEEHTDAESFEALEPTADGFRNYLGKGNRLPAEFLLLDRANLLTLSAPEMTVLVGGLRVLGAGHQQSQLGVFTRTPGSLTNDFFVDLLDLGTTWKSTSEDRTTFEGRDAATGEVKWAGSRADLVFGSNAELRALAEVYASDDAGEKFVHDFVAAWVKVMNLDRFDLA
- a CDS encoding aminoglycoside phosphotransferase family protein, coding for MLNDTPVTVDRGRYRDTVTPWEEPAWRTEAIGWIEARLAAHGLRPTGRWRVRLRPWSVLLRLCVAGDGAVWFKASPPAGAFEAALTASLARWVPGHVLEPLAVDAARGWSLLPDGGPLFRDVLAREPVDPGDWEELLRQYAAMQHALTSRASEIERLGVPAVPAGAQAGVLDRLDTAPLSARDRAALRQLRPRLLDWCAELTALGVPDSLDHADLHDGQLFRPAPGRFTFFDWGDAVVTQPFSSLAVPARRAAERYGPQVLPRLRDAYLEPWTGEGRTAAQLRRAVSLAWRLSALNRAAAYGRLFPGASGASGAATAAAGARCLLELLDEPPL
- a CDS encoding MerR family transcriptional regulator, producing the protein MFTSNDGLCGIGELAEGAGVTVKTVRFYSDRGLLPEASRSAGGHRRYGPEALDRLRLIRSLRALGLAVPEVRRILDERHAHGTAGGEGGVLEAAVAGRLREVGSELRALRWREAALRLVQEAPPGEQADRLRLIGAVSVPPSTAPLVRFWRGWLPARMPARSAGAFLDVAVPQPPDEPAPAQVLAFARLNALTLAPCRPGTVQPQPEAHRAAGARGAALLYTGLAEAYELAGVHMRRGREPHPGEALDAFVASYTSAYGVRDTPGFRRRLAGQLAADPRLDGYWELVAEVTTAPGARPEPTPGSAHDWLLAALTAGTGAVPDQGTSPRQSKRRVSPGLGV
- a CDS encoding alpha/beta hydrolase, with the protein product MTAFILVSGMFTGTHIWQDTAARLTARGAEVHTVALTGLDAPRAAAAPGVDLETHIADVLAVIDSVGAAGDRRIVLVGHDYGIHPAVGAADRRAERVDRIVHLDSGLPRDGVPALAAVPDQSLRERLAGAAGADGVLPPPAHEEWPRWGSTAGVPDAALDRLTALAAPQPLGTLLQPLRLTGAVDPVPTTGVLCTGNGTSIELVQMLVRLGDPALRPLTDPRVSFFELPTGHWPMLSLPAELTDVLLRAAAGEGHRLEPVDDTEGPGHLRPFLMDVPDVPRVRHGNLDLYLPDAEEPRPAVVLVHGGPVPADARPTPRDWPGLTGYARCVAGDGAVGALLDHRLHDLGDFERAAADVAAAVEAVRADPRVDGDRVALWFFSGGGLIAADWLDAPPAWLRCLAATYPVLAPLPNWGLSESRFRPVRAVANAGALPVVLTRVGREMPEIAATVEEFLAAAKDCGADVEVVDVPHGHHGFETIDLTDESRTAVRHALRTVLDHAFGEHAR
- a CDS encoding Fur family transcriptional regulator, whose protein sequence is MTASRNSRKPATADELRRAGLRVTAARVALLETVRAGDHLDAEALTSGVRRRVGHVSLQAVYDALHALTAARLVRRIEPPGSPARFEGRVGDNHHHVLCRSCGALADVDCAVGGAPCLTASDDRGFVIDEAEVIYRGLCPDCSTPGSSPAP
- a CDS encoding sulfite oxidase produces the protein MSDHDKTPRNPSARTWTRLGPGALSGLLAGGAALAVAELAAAAVRPRSGPVVAVGGAAIDRTPTAVKDWAIRTFGTNDKLVLQLGILAVLTLFALALGAFAVRHRRAGAAGVLVFGIVGAAAALGRPDSTGFTDAFPSVLGAIAGAVLLYLLAGLLPAPRREAPGERGEGWDRRRFVIAATAAAAASAGTGVLGRALSGAGGREAVASRENITLPPPDSRAPAVPRHAQARVEGVSSFTTPTSDFYRVDTALVVPKVDATAWRLRIHGEGVARERTLTFDDLLRRKLIERDITLTCVSNEVGGPYVGNARWIGVRLADLLAECGVRPPSAGGPADQLVARSVDGMTIGSPVEDVMDGRDAMLAVGMNGEPLPFDHGFPVRMVVPGLYGYVSACKWIEDIELTTFDSYDAYWVKRDWAREAPVKTQSRIDTPRPFARPKAGTVMVAGVAWAQHRGIDKVEVRVDDGPWEEAVLAAEDSRDTWRQWSYAWRATKGGHTLTVRATDRTGEVQTDKRTRTVPDGASGRHSVVVTVD